The following nucleotide sequence is from Capricornis sumatraensis isolate serow.1 chromosome 5, serow.2, whole genome shotgun sequence.
GACGCAGACTCGCACCTGCCTCCGCACTCGCCTTTGGGATGCGGTGCGTTTCCAAGCGCAGCGCCCTAGGTGCCAGGACCGCCCGCGCCCCGGGGTCCCCCAGGCACGCAAGCCGGGGCGCCTGCGCTCGGCTGATTTCTGGAAGCGAGGGCAGCCCGTTTTCAAAGTTCACCCCATCgggcctttccttttctccagctcTGAACTACCCAGAAGCCGACTTTCTCGGGTCAGCCGTGCTCCCAGCCCGGGCTCAGCCGCTGCGCTATTCACGTTCTGCGGCGCGGCCAAAGGTCCAGGTGGCCGGAGAAGCGGAGGGGGACGGCCGGGTGGGTGGGGGTCGAGGAGCGCCCTCGCCAAGGCTCGGGCCAGCGAGGTCGGGTCTCGCCGAGTGACCGCGGTCCGGCCATGCGGTCGCCCAGGGACCTGCGCTCGCCGGGAGGGACAAAGGGTCGGGGAAACCTGAGCCGGGCCAGTCCGGGAAAAATCCGGCCGGTGGTAGCCATAGCAACGGAGTCGGGCCCCCGCGCGGCCCGCGAGGGGGCGCTGGGGGCGGGAGAGGGGCCCCGCGCGGCCGGCCCCGCGGCCCGCCCCGCCCTCCGGCCTCGGCCGCCGGCCCGAGCCCGCGACTGACCCTCGGCAGCTCCTGTAGTCACGTGGCGCTGGGAAccggcggggcgggcgggggtgggggggctgggcACGGGCCTGGCGGTGGTGAACCCGAACCTGCTGCTGTCGCCGCGGCGGGGTGGCGAGCGCGGCCGGCGCCGGCTCTCGGGCCTCATGGACGCGCGACGCGCCTCCGCGTTCCCCGGTGGAGAGGTTCGTCCCGGGCAGGGCGCGGGGTTCCACGCGGgcccgtggtggtggtggtggtggttcgaGGGGGGGGGGCCCTACCTGCGGGGCGCGTGACCGGGTGCGCGCTGTGTTGGGGGGGTGCACTGCTGGACCGAGTCGGGGGGCGAGTCCGCGCACCTGCGCGCAGGATCCGCGAGCCGCGCTCTGCGTGGGGACCGGAGAGGGGGGGCCCCTTCGGGGAGCGCGGAACCGTGTGTCCGCGAACGTGgacggggggggaggggggcaaagCACACGCTCGAATACAAAAAGGGGGGGTGTGGGGGTCTGCACGGCCCTCTGCCACCTGGGACGCGGCAGGGGACTCTGCCCGAGTCCTCGTCACAGGAGCGCGCCTGGCAGCCCCCCTGGGAACCCGGCCTGGAATTCCTGtcgggaggagggtgggggaaggggagccaGCGGGGATTTCAGAGTTCCTGCCCTCGGCCCGGGGGCCTTTGGCCATCAGCATGGACAGTTCGTGCTGTGACCTTACCAGGGGAGGAAGTGAGCCTCCAACGCAGCCCCGGGCTTCCTTGGTGTAGGGGGGACGTTCAGTTATTAATCCGATGGCCACTGAGGTCACTCTGCCCCGcggggtgctggggtgggggagggggccgtGGCTGCCGAGGACACAAAGATGACTTCCCTCGGGGAGCGCTGAGCCTCACGCACGCGTCTTCTCCCCTCCCCGCAGGTAAGGCTGGCCTCTCTGCTACCGGAGGTCTGAGCTCTGCCATGGGGGTAGGGGTGTCTTTACTGCTGCAGTTTTCGCTGACATCCGGGGGCTACCCGAGTGTGAGCCGAAGCAGGCGCTCCAGCCGCAGAAGTATCCCCGGGAACAGCCCCAGGAGGAGCTGGGCCAAGCCTCATCTCCAGCTCCACAGCCTCCAGGGTAGAGTGTGGCCTTCTTTGTTGGATTCTTGCACCATTTCGTGGCCCCAGTGCCCCACtacggcgggggtgggggggtgggctggagggaggaggggggaagTTTCACGTTCATCACATCCTGGGAGTCTTCCCAGGGCTCAGTCTGGCCGCTGGGAATGAGTCATGTCTGTGCTCCTGGAGAGGACTACAGGTTTGGGGGAACTTCGGGGGAACTTGTGAGCAGGCAGTGAAGGTCCCTTAGGAGTCTCATCACCACCCCATCTGGCAGTGGGTGTAGGAGACTCCCCTGCAGGAGTCTGGGTTCTCCCCTCTCTGGAAGAGCTGCCCATGGGGCAGCCCCTGGCGGGGCTGGGGCAGGCCGGGACAAGGGACAGAGATTACaatctccttccctttccttgccccagtaatcccactccccCGAGGGAAGACAGCGAGGCAGGCTCACAACCGAGGGCAGCAAGCTGTGGGCGTTCTTTGGATTCAAGAGCGCTCTCCTTCCTGCAATGTCCTGATCACGTGCGGGGGCGGAGGAGGGCAGGCGGGCAGAATGCGGGCACAGTCTGGGCAGGCAGTGGCCTGGCATCGCGCTGGGCTGGCAGTAGCATCCGGAGCTCTCTCCTGCTCCCGAGAAGGGGCCGTTCTCACTGGCTTTCCTGGCCGTGGGAGGCTGAGGCTCGGGAGGTCAAAGTGCCTTCCCTAAGACGGGGTTAGATTGGAGCCCTCGTCCGGGTTCTGCTGTAGGTTTACTCTGTGGCCCCTGGGGCAAGTCCCGTCACCCTGTCGTTCCTGACAGTGGCTTCATCCATCAGACCGGGAGTTCGTATCTCTTGCCCAGCCTCACTGAGTTGCTGCGGAGCTCGGATGTGACAAGAGCAAATAGAAACAAGGAGAGGGAAGCACTCGGGAAAGCATATAAAGCGCTGAAGGGGGAGGTGACTGCGTGTTTTGGTGAGTCCCAAGGCAGCAATCTTTGTGCAGCCAGCCCTGGCGTGTTTACTCCATGCCGGAGGGGGATTCCAAGAAGGGTCAGGGTTCTTCCTTCTAGTCGTTTCCAGGGCCAATAAAGACTTAACAGATCCAAATGCTTTCTAGAAACCCAAGATGGAAATAAGGTAATAGGAGGAAGCAGAAGAGTAGTCTAGTGGTCCTAATTCCAGGGCTGGAGGAGTGGAGGGGGCAGGTTCCTCTTGGGTCCGCTGGGAGGGGCTGAGGGGGGGTGCAGGTTGCGTGGTTCTCCAGCGTGATTGTGCCTTTCCACCCTTAGCAGAGGAAGAACCGATGCTGGAACGTCGCTGCAGGGGCCCCGTGGCCATGGGCCCGGTCCAGCCCCGACTCCTTTCCGGGCCCTCCCAGGAGTCGCcccagaccctggagaaggagccCCAAGGGCTGAGGTCGCGAAGCACCGCCGTGGCCCAGTCGGGCGGCCAGCCCCTAGGTCGGGCTCATCGCTGTGCCCACTGTCGGAGGCACTTCCCCGGCTGGGTGGCCCTCTGGCTTCATGCCCGGCGCTGCCAGGCCCGCCTGCCCCGGCCCTGTCCCGAGTGCGGCCGCCGCTTCCGCCACGCCCCTTTCTTGGCATTGCACTGCCAGGTCCATGCCGCCGCCACCCCAGACCTGGGCTTTGCCTGCCACCTGTGCGGGCACAGCTTCCGAGGCTGGGTGGCCCTGGTTCTGCACCTGCGGGCCCACTCGGCGGCGAAGCGGCCCATCGCCTGTCCCGCCTGTGAGAGACGCTTCTGGCGGAGAAAGCAGCTGCGGGCCCATTTGCGGCGCTGCCACCCCCCGGCCCCCGAGGCCCGGCCCTTCATCTGCGGCAACTGTGGCCGCAGCTTCGCCCAGTGGGACCAGCTGGTGACGCACAAGCGGGTCCACGTGGCCGAGGCGCTGGAGGAGACGGCGGCCAAGGCCCTGGGGCCGCGGCCCCGGGGGCGCCCGGCAGTGACCGCGCCCCGGCCGGGCGGGGACGCCGTCGACCGCCCGTTCCAGTGTGCCTGCTGCGGCAAGCGCTTCCGCCACAAGCCCAACCTGATCGCCCACCGCCGCGTGCACACGGGCGAGCGCCCGCACCAGTGCCCCGAGTGCGGGAAGCGCTTCACCAATAAGCCCTACCTGACCTCGCACCGGCGCATCCACACGGGCGAGAAGCCGTACCCGTGCACCGAGTGTGGCCGCCGCTTCCGCCACAAGCCCAACCTGCTGTCGCACAGCAAGATCCACAAGCGCTCCGAGGGGTCCGCGCAGGGCGGGCCCCAGCCGCCCGCCAGCGCCCCGGAGCGCGCCCCGGAGCCCCCTCCGGAGCCGGCCCAAGAGCCCGCCGAGGTCCCGGCTGGGCCCGGGCTGCCAGGCGCCGCGGCAGAGGCCCCGCCCTCCCTCCACACCTGTGCCGACTGTGGGCGGGGCTTCCGGCTGGAGCGCTTCCTGCGCGCGCACCAGCGGCAGCACGGCGGCGAGCGCCCTTTCGCATGCGCCGAGTGCGGCAAGCACTTCGGCAAGAAGACGCACCTAGTGGCCCACTCCCGGGTGCACTCGGGCGAGCGGCCCTTCGCGTGCGAGGAGTGCGGGCGCCGCTTCTCCCAGGGGAGCCACCTGGCCGCCCACCGGCGCGACCACGCGCCGGAGAGGCCCTTCGTGTGCCCGGACTGCGGAAAGGCCTTCCGCCACAAGCCCTATCTGGCCGCGCACCGGCGCATCCACACCGGCGAGAAGCCGTACGTCTGCCCCGAGTGCGGCAAGGCGTTCAGCCAGAAGTCCAACCTGGTGTCCCACCGGCGCATCCACACGGGCGAGCGCCCCTACGCCTGCCCCGACTGCGACCGCAGCTTTAGCCAGAAGTCCAACCTCATCACCCACCGCAAGAGCCACATCCGGGACGGCGCCTTCTGCTGCGCCATCTGTGGCCAGACCTTTGACGACGAGGGGAAGCTCCTGGCCCACCAGAAGAAGCACGACGTCTGAGCGGGCCGGGGCGGCAGAGGCCGAGGGAGGGCGGGCCGGGGCGTCGTTCACACTgtgccctctgctgctgctgtcggCGCAGGGGGTGGCGAGGTGGGGTGAGCCGGCCCCGTTAGGGAGGGAGGTCCCCCGCAGTAATCAGGGAGTCCACTTGCAGAGCAGGGACCCCGGCCTCCCGCTCGTGTTTGCTAAGGTTCGTCCGACTATCCTCTGCCCTGGAAAAGTAGCAATAGCAGCTCCACCCACCCCTTAGAGCCCTCCGGCCGGAGGGGCCACCAGTGGACAGGAGGACCCCTCTCCTCTGGTGTTAACGCCTTAACGTCCCGTCTCTTAATTATGAGTTCCTTCGgctcggttttttttttttctttttttttggcaagtAGGTGTGGTTCAGCCTTTAGTGAATGAATGCCCGGGAAGATCAGTGGACCAGCTGGGCACACCTGGGAGAACCTGCCGGCCTTGTTGGGCAGCACCtgggccttttccagtcctgggaggCAAAGCCGAGCTCCTCCATCCTGCCCCAGCCCGGCCCCTCGCTCCTGCCCCTGCACAGGCACCCAGATTTGGAGAGACCCGTCTACTGTTAGTGCCCTGGCTCCCCTTCCTCTACCGAAAGATCagttccgccccccccccccgcccccccaagaGCAT
It contains:
- the REPIN1 gene encoding DNA-binding protein REPIN1 isoform X1, which translates into the protein MGVGVSLLLQFSLTSGGYPSVSRSRRSSRRSIPGNSPRRSWAKPHLQLHSLQAEEEPMLERRCRGPVAMGPVQPRLLSGPSQESPQTLEKEPQGLRSRSTAVAQSGGQPLGRAHRCAHCRRHFPGWVALWLHARRCQARLPRPCPECGRRFRHAPFLALHCQVHAAATPDLGFACHLCGHSFRGWVALVLHLRAHSAAKRPIACPACERRFWRRKQLRAHLRRCHPPAPEARPFICGNCGRSFAQWDQLVTHKRVHVAEALEETAAKALGPRPRGRPAVTAPRPGGDAVDRPFQCACCGKRFRHKPNLIAHRRVHTGERPHQCPECGKRFTNKPYLTSHRRIHTGEKPYPCTECGRRFRHKPNLLSHSKIHKRSEGSAQGGPQPPASAPERAPEPPPEPAQEPAEVPAGPGLPGAAAEAPPSLHTCADCGRGFRLERFLRAHQRQHGGERPFACAECGKHFGKKTHLVAHSRVHSGERPFACEECGRRFSQGSHLAAHRRDHAPERPFVCPDCGKAFRHKPYLAAHRRIHTGEKPYVCPECGKAFSQKSNLVSHRRIHTGERPYACPDCDRSFSQKSNLITHRKSHIRDGAFCCAICGQTFDDEGKLLAHQKKHDV
- the REPIN1 gene encoding DNA-binding protein REPIN1 isoform X2 produces the protein MGVGVSLLLQFSLTSGGYPSVSRSRRSSRRSIPGNSPRRSWAKPHLQLHSLQEEEPMLERRCRGPVAMGPVQPRLLSGPSQESPQTLEKEPQGLRSRSTAVAQSGGQPLGRAHRCAHCRRHFPGWVALWLHARRCQARLPRPCPECGRRFRHAPFLALHCQVHAAATPDLGFACHLCGHSFRGWVALVLHLRAHSAAKRPIACPACERRFWRRKQLRAHLRRCHPPAPEARPFICGNCGRSFAQWDQLVTHKRVHVAEALEETAAKALGPRPRGRPAVTAPRPGGDAVDRPFQCACCGKRFRHKPNLIAHRRVHTGERPHQCPECGKRFTNKPYLTSHRRIHTGEKPYPCTECGRRFRHKPNLLSHSKIHKRSEGSAQGGPQPPASAPERAPEPPPEPAQEPAEVPAGPGLPGAAAEAPPSLHTCADCGRGFRLERFLRAHQRQHGGERPFACAECGKHFGKKTHLVAHSRVHSGERPFACEECGRRFSQGSHLAAHRRDHAPERPFVCPDCGKAFRHKPYLAAHRRIHTGEKPYVCPECGKAFSQKSNLVSHRRIHTGERPYACPDCDRSFSQKSNLITHRKSHIRDGAFCCAICGQTFDDEGKLLAHQKKHDV
- the REPIN1 gene encoding DNA-binding protein REPIN1 isoform X3, producing MLERRCRGPVAMGPVQPRLLSGPSQESPQTLEKEPQGLRSRSTAVAQSGGQPLGRAHRCAHCRRHFPGWVALWLHARRCQARLPRPCPECGRRFRHAPFLALHCQVHAAATPDLGFACHLCGHSFRGWVALVLHLRAHSAAKRPIACPACERRFWRRKQLRAHLRRCHPPAPEARPFICGNCGRSFAQWDQLVTHKRVHVAEALEETAAKALGPRPRGRPAVTAPRPGGDAVDRPFQCACCGKRFRHKPNLIAHRRVHTGERPHQCPECGKRFTNKPYLTSHRRIHTGEKPYPCTECGRRFRHKPNLLSHSKIHKRSEGSAQGGPQPPASAPERAPEPPPEPAQEPAEVPAGPGLPGAAAEAPPSLHTCADCGRGFRLERFLRAHQRQHGGERPFACAECGKHFGKKTHLVAHSRVHSGERPFACEECGRRFSQGSHLAAHRRDHAPERPFVCPDCGKAFRHKPYLAAHRRIHTGEKPYVCPECGKAFSQKSNLVSHRRIHTGERPYACPDCDRSFSQKSNLITHRKSHIRDGAFCCAICGQTFDDEGKLLAHQKKHDV